Proteins from a genomic interval of Alkalispirochaeta americana:
- a CDS encoding DUF4868 domain-containing protein, with the protein MSVDFQSLKTFDFDNSNPHLWVFKDSTTSSRFRAFYVQTEGELNSKLKEFVKKEIDRITEHSPYTYISQNNENSCLTLDPSTTDFSNLKVLVDRLESEHRISESKDLKGAKGYVVKFTLNGTTVYAVKRSTSSWKTSYPKKYINMIFSNGELSAVENNSFSIEKSFDFYVFGNTAFIANKRGFESAMKYREEYVAAFSQLQQSPSFSNLFSDLSPIVEYVGNNSIQLRRMAVIEEKGIYNRPNFIQTLQRVNNARGWGINFDNANDTIIPCTETVKVIMQVLLDHRLMSEITDNIYDVPDATEI; encoded by the coding sequence ATGTCAGTTGACTTCCAATCTTTGAAAACATTCGACTTCGATAATTCTAATCCACATCTCTGGGTTTTCAAAGATAGTACTACGTCTTCACGATTTCGTGCATTTTATGTTCAAACTGAGGGCGAGTTAAACTCGAAACTAAAAGAGTTCGTCAAGAAAGAGATTGATAGGATAACAGAGCACAGCCCATACACTTACATATCACAAAACAATGAAAATAGCTGTCTTACTTTAGATCCTTCTACTACAGATTTCTCCAACCTAAAGGTTCTCGTAGATCGTCTCGAAAGCGAACATAGAATCTCAGAGTCAAAAGATCTGAAAGGGGCTAAAGGGTATGTGGTTAAGTTTACATTAAATGGCACTACGGTCTATGCTGTAAAACGTTCCACGTCATCATGGAAGACCTCTTACCCTAAGAAGTATATAAATATGATTTTTTCCAATGGAGAACTATCGGCAGTGGAGAATAATAGTTTTTCTATTGAAAAAAGTTTTGACTTTTACGTTTTTGGAAATACGGCATTTATTGCAAATAAACGCGGGTTTGAGTCTGCAATGAAGTATCGTGAAGAGTATGTTGCTGCATTTTCACAGCTTCAGCAGTCACCTTCGTTCAGTAACTTGTTCTCTGATTTATCGCCAATAGTAGAGTATGTAGGAAACAACTCCATACAGTTGAGAAGAATGGCCGTTATTGAAGAAAAAGGGATCTATAATCGGCCGAATTTTATCCAAACTTTACAAAGGGTCAATAACGCTAGGGGGTGGGGTATTAATTTTGATAATGCCAATGACACAATAATCCCATGCACTGAGACTGTAAAAGTCATTATGCAGGTTT